A stretch of the Archangium violaceum genome encodes the following:
- a CDS encoding alkaline phosphatase PhoX, with protein sequence MRLVHSRWKRRTGRLMWASLTALALSACSGEDGAPGAQGPQGPQGPQGPAVGGGKSLSFTPVNAARTLDEKRAVYASPKANVNGQEVAIQYETVLRSGQPIGEHIFGRMIQKDGQPVKNADGSEFISPSNDFSALLPVGGKLFELTQFETTPAAMYLSELRQEPNGKLTVLNTRPIDFSGVEGYWTPCAGSVSPWNTNLSSEEYPTDARVYENAASVSALTSAERSMLRYWGLDPATASIDEAKAVFSPYRYGYVVEVAVDGSGTTTVTKHYAAGRRALELAYVMPDEKTVYLSDDGSNDSFYMFVAKRPGDLSEGQLYAARWFQTTASGLPSGRADIYWLPLGPSATDAEVKALIDGGIQFSHIFETEPQSADGTCPSADSGFRAINTETGRECLRLKPGQELAASRLESRRYAAYVGATTEFRKTEGITFNPTAHRLYVSFSELNHGMINDPANKDLGGPNHIQVARNDCGAVYEMAVSPNATIGSDYVVESAAPLVEGIWLKAPGASLYPSNSPYYDPTFTLPDGNGVPQPAIVNVCSVNGIANPDNLSFINGYDTLLIGEDTVDGHQNDMVWAYNIVTRELTRIFSAPYGSETTGVYFYPNINGYAYIKAQVQHPYAESDTDKVVGSDRNVTQSYTGYIGPFPAMD encoded by the coding sequence ATGCGATTGGTTCATTCGAGGTGGAAGCGCCGCACGGGGCGCTTGATGTGGGCGTCGCTGACGGCGCTCGCGCTTTCCGCGTGCAGTGGTGAAGACGGAGCGCCTGGGGCCCAGGGTCCACAAGGCCCACAGGGTCCGCAGGGCCCGGCGGTTGGCGGTGGCAAGTCACTCAGCTTCACGCCGGTGAATGCCGCGCGCACGCTGGACGAGAAGCGGGCCGTCTACGCCAGCCCGAAGGCGAACGTGAACGGCCAGGAGGTCGCCATCCAGTACGAGACCGTGCTGCGCTCCGGCCAGCCCATCGGCGAGCACATCTTCGGACGGATGATCCAGAAGGACGGCCAGCCGGTGAAGAACGCGGACGGCTCGGAATTCATCTCCCCGTCCAACGACTTCTCGGCGCTCCTTCCAGTGGGCGGCAAGCTCTTCGAGCTCACCCAGTTCGAGACCACGCCCGCGGCGATGTACCTCTCCGAGCTCCGCCAGGAGCCCAATGGCAAGCTCACGGTCCTCAACACCCGGCCCATCGACTTCTCGGGAGTGGAGGGCTACTGGACGCCCTGCGCTGGCAGCGTGTCCCCCTGGAACACGAACCTGAGCAGCGAGGAGTACCCGACGGATGCGCGCGTGTATGAGAACGCGGCCTCGGTGAGTGCCCTCACCTCGGCGGAGCGCTCCATGCTGCGCTACTGGGGGCTGGATCCGGCCACGGCCTCCATCGACGAGGCGAAGGCGGTCTTCTCCCCGTACCGCTATGGCTACGTGGTCGAGGTCGCGGTCGACGGCTCGGGCACCACCACCGTCACGAAGCACTACGCGGCGGGCCGGCGCGCGCTCGAGCTCGCGTATGTGATGCCGGATGAAAAGACCGTCTACCTGAGCGACGACGGCAGCAACGACAGCTTCTACATGTTCGTGGCGAAGCGGCCGGGGGACCTGTCCGAGGGCCAGCTCTACGCGGCGCGGTGGTTCCAGACCACCGCTTCGGGTCTGCCCTCGGGCCGGGCGGACATCTACTGGCTGCCCCTGGGTCCCAGCGCGACGGACGCGGAGGTGAAGGCGCTGATCGACGGCGGCATCCAGTTCTCGCACATCTTCGAGACCGAGCCCCAGTCCGCCGATGGCACCTGCCCGAGCGCGGACTCCGGGTTCCGTGCCATCAACACCGAGACCGGTCGCGAGTGCCTGAGGCTGAAGCCCGGTCAGGAGCTGGCGGCCTCGCGCCTGGAGAGCCGCCGGTACGCGGCCTATGTCGGGGCCACCACCGAGTTCCGGAAGACGGAGGGCATCACGTTCAACCCCACCGCCCACCGGCTCTACGTGTCCTTCAGCGAGTTGAACCACGGGATGATCAACGACCCGGCGAACAAGGATCTCGGCGGGCCCAATCACATCCAGGTCGCGCGCAACGACTGTGGCGCGGTCTACGAGATGGCCGTTTCGCCCAACGCTACCATCGGGAGTGACTACGTCGTCGAGTCCGCCGCGCCGCTCGTCGAGGGCATCTGGCTGAAGGCGCCTGGCGCGAGCCTCTACCCGAGCAACAGCCCCTACTACGATCCCACCTTCACGCTCCCGGACGGCAACGGCGTCCCCCAACCGGCGATCGTGAACGTGTGCAGCGTGAATGGCATCGCCAATCCCGACAACCTGTCCTTCATCAACGGGTACGACACGCTGCTCATCGGCGAGGACACCGTCGACGGCCACCAGAATGACATGGTGTGGGCCTACAACATCGTCACGCGTGAGCTGACCCGCATCTTCTCCGCGCCCTACGGCTCGGAGACGACGGGCGTCTACTTCTATCCGAACATCAATGGCTATGCGTACATCAAGGCGCAGGTGCAGCACCCCTATGCCGAGTCCGATACGGACAAGGTGGTGGGGTCGGATCGGAACGTGACGCAGTCGTATACCGGTTACATCGGCCCGTTCCCGGCGATGGACTGA
- a CDS encoding polysaccharide deacetylase family protein produces the protein MKQTHTFVASARRNQVDLARSRNQVDLARSRNQVDLERVVLRARMGIEPRWTSWVTRGVKALSYNLGLHLASRSVRARHAAILFYHKVQRRPVGVWGEPVLDVREFERHVAFLAREYRPVLLSELVAGLSGRVGLPPKVVALTFDDGYRNNLYLVAPILSRYGIPATFFVTTGLVGTDGWMWAYELEELFSRYPPEQLCRACGDPAITRLGSLGLSPRVLMMACVEYLKELPHESMLDIVGRLRAVFPIPVNDENRFLSWEEVRELSRQGFEIGAHTERHPILTRVSLAEVERELRACRDTLEEKLGVRPTLFSYPNGATNPAVTALASRYFEAAVTTRSGLCSPESGLLELPRIGAPVPVSELAFELTWNHQEPAVKHWLEEVSGWMR, from the coding sequence ATGAAGCAGACCCATACGTTCGTTGCTTCAGCCAGGCGCAATCAGGTCGACCTGGCGAGGTCAAGGAACCAGGTCGATCTGGCGAGGTCGAGGAACCAGGTCGATCTGGAGCGGGTGGTGTTGCGCGCGCGCATGGGCATCGAGCCGCGCTGGACGTCCTGGGTGACCAGGGGCGTGAAGGCCCTCTCGTACAACCTGGGCCTCCACCTGGCTTCCAGGTCCGTGAGAGCGCGTCACGCGGCCATCCTCTTCTATCACAAGGTCCAGCGGCGGCCGGTGGGCGTCTGGGGCGAGCCGGTGCTCGATGTCCGGGAGTTCGAGCGACATGTCGCCTTCCTGGCGCGAGAGTACCGGCCCGTGCTCCTGTCCGAGCTCGTCGCGGGGCTCTCCGGGCGGGTGGGGTTGCCCCCGAAGGTCGTGGCGCTGACCTTCGATGATGGCTATCGCAACAACCTGTACCTCGTCGCGCCCATCCTCTCGCGCTACGGCATCCCGGCGACGTTCTTCGTCACCACGGGATTGGTCGGCACCGACGGCTGGATGTGGGCGTATGAGTTGGAGGAGCTCTTCTCCCGCTACCCGCCCGAGCAGCTGTGCCGTGCATGTGGAGACCCGGCCATCACACGGCTTGGCTCGCTCGGCTTGAGTCCGCGCGTCCTGATGATGGCATGCGTCGAGTACCTCAAGGAGCTGCCGCACGAGAGCATGCTCGACATCGTGGGGCGGCTGCGCGCGGTGTTTCCGATTCCGGTGAATGACGAGAACCGTTTCCTCTCCTGGGAGGAGGTGCGGGAGCTGTCACGCCAGGGATTCGAGATTGGTGCCCACACGGAGCGCCACCCCATCCTCACGCGGGTTTCGCTCGCGGAGGTGGAGCGGGAGCTTCGAGCCTGTCGTGACACGCTCGAGGAGAAGCTGGGTGTGCGGCCGACGCTCTTCTCCTACCCCAATGGGGCCACGAACCCCGCGGTGACGGCGCTCGCGAGCCGTTACTTCGAAGCGGCTGTCACCACCCGGTCGGGGCTCTGCTCGCCAGAGAGCGGGCTGCTCGAGCTTCCACGCATCGGGGCTCCCGTACCGGTCTCGGAGTTGGCCTTCGAGCTGACGTGGAACCACCAGGAACCCGCGGTGAAACATTGGCTCGAGGAGGTGAGTGGATGGATGCGCTGA
- a CDS encoding dienelactone hydrolase family protein: MQDVDIKTPEGTMDAKLFHPDGQGQAPAVILLTDAMGIRPAFEAMARRLAKAGYVVLLPNVYYREGRAPLPNLEGSFADETLRKRIFGLIATLTPERVRTDAAAELDFLASQPRVKGSRVGVVGYCMSGSMAVRMAADFPERIAAAASFHGGRLATDEPDSPHRVVGKVKGELYFGHADQDGSMPAEAIARLEAALKEAGVKARSELYAGARHGYAVEGSSVYDKDASERHWSRLLELFDRTLTA, encoded by the coding sequence ATGCAAGACGTGGACATCAAGACGCCTGAAGGCACGATGGACGCGAAGTTGTTCCATCCAGACGGACAGGGACAGGCGCCGGCGGTCATCCTGCTGACGGATGCGATGGGAATCCGGCCGGCGTTCGAGGCCATGGCGCGGCGGTTGGCGAAGGCGGGATATGTCGTCCTGCTGCCGAACGTCTACTACCGGGAAGGCCGCGCGCCGCTGCCCAACCTCGAGGGCTCCTTCGCGGACGAGACGCTCCGCAAGCGCATCTTCGGGCTCATCGCGACGCTGACGCCCGAGCGTGTCAGGACGGACGCCGCCGCCGAGCTCGACTTCCTCGCCAGTCAGCCGAGGGTGAAGGGCTCGCGGGTGGGCGTGGTGGGTTACTGCATGAGTGGCTCCATGGCGGTGCGCATGGCGGCGGACTTCCCGGAGCGGATCGCCGCGGCGGCCTCCTTCCATGGGGGACGCCTGGCCACGGATGAGCCCGACAGTCCTCACCGGGTGGTGGGGAAGGTGAAGGGCGAGCTCTACTTCGGCCATGCGGACCAGGACGGCTCCATGCCGGCCGAGGCAATCGCCCGGCTGGAGGCGGCCTTGAAGGAGGCGGGCGTCAAGGCTCGCTCCGAGCTCTACGCTGGCGCGCGCCACGGCTATGCGGTGGAGGGGTCGTCCGTCTACGACAAGGACGCCTCCGAACGGCACTGGAGCAGGCTGCTCGAGCTGTTCGACCGGACGCTCACGGCCTGA